In Passer domesticus isolate bPasDom1 chromosome 1, bPasDom1.hap1, whole genome shotgun sequence, one DNA window encodes the following:
- the GPR20 gene encoding G-protein coupled receptor 20, whose translation MTMPTSSTQLPALESINSTKPPDSNINLFSKFIHSDKQLFTDFYSLWIVLMVVNAIIFLVGVVLNSLALYVFCFRTKTKTTSVIYTINLIVTDLLVGFSLPVRIIMFYSTGDCKNCSLVHIFGYFVNMYCSILFLTCICVDRYLAIVQVEASRKWRNPTCAKGICIFIWIFATVVTFSILTMAIQFAECCLSKILVLMVCEYFFPLIIIIFFTTRIMCALSKPSLMHQSRERRMRAVQLLITVLIIFMICFTPFHVLQVTISINPDMPHNVSLLVYHVTVTLSSLNSCMDPIVYCFVTNNFQSTMKNIFRKTEPEQTNADIVGMNKNSKGSNAIIAFSNTIGSPLNLPSPSSVQI comes from the coding sequence ATGACCATGCCGACCTCCTCcacccagctgccagcccttgAATCTATCAACTCCACCAAGCCACCTGACTCCAACATCAACTTGTTCTCCAAGTTCATCCACTCAGACAAACAACTGTTCACAGATTTTTATAGCCTGTGGATTGTCCTGATGGTAGTCAATGCCATCATTTTCCTGGTGGGTGTTGTGCTGAACAGCTTGGCGCTGTATGTCTTCTGCTTCCGTACCAAGACAAAAACCACCTCTGTTATTTACACCATCAACTTGATTGTAACTGATCTCCTGGTGGGCTTTTCCTTGCCTGTCCGGATCATCATGTTCTACAGCACAGGGGATTGCAAGAATTGTTCCTTGGTTCACATCTTTGGCTACTTTGTCAACATGTACTGCAGCATCCTCTTCCTGACGTGCATCTGCGTTGACCGCTACCTGGCAATAGTGCAGGTGGAAGCCTCACGTAAATGGAGGAACCccacctgtgccaaggggaTCTGCATCTTCATTTGGATCTTTGCCACTGTGGTGACTTTCTCCATCCTGACCATGGCGATACAGTTTGCCGAGTGCTGCCTCTCCAAGATCCTGGTGCTGATGGTCTGTGAGTACTTCTTCCCCCTCATCATAATCATCTTCTTCACCACCAGGATTATGTGTGCCCTGTCCAAGCCCAGCCTCATGCACCAGAGTCGAGAGAGGAGAATGAGGGCTGTGCAGCTCCTTATCACCGTCCTCATCATCTTCATGATCTGCTTCACTCCTTTCCATGTGCTACAGGTCACAATCTCCATCAACCCAGACATGCCCCACAACGTCAGCCTCCTCGTCTACCATGTGACAGTGACTCTGAGTAGCCTCAATAGCTGCATGGACCCCATTGTCTATTGCTTTGTCACCAATAACTTCCAGTCAACCATGAAAAACATCTTCAGGAAAACCGAACCAGAGCAAACTAATGCAGACATCGTGGGTATGAACAAGAACTCCAAGGGCTCCAACGCAATCATCGCCTTCTCAAACACAATAGGAAGCCCTCTGAACTTGCCATCACCAAGCAGTGTTCAGATATAA